The Elaeis guineensis isolate ETL-2024a chromosome 11, EG11, whole genome shotgun sequence genomic interval CCTCTATGATGGAGGCCTTCATGGCCTCTACCACCGACCTCCAGGGCTTCCCCTGGGCGCCGCCGCCCGCCGCAGCGGCGGCTGGAGGGGGCCAAGTGCCTTCCCCTCAGTCCGCCGTCACGTCATCCGCGCCGGCGGCACCGCCGGCGTATTTTAACCAGGAGACGCTCCAGCGGCGGCTCCTGACGGTGATCGAGGGCGCGAGGGAGACCTGGACTTACGCCATCTTCTGGCAGTCATCGGTGGACGTGGCCTCCGGCGCTTCGCTGCTCGGCTGGGGCGATGGCTACTACAAGGGATGCGAGGAGGACAAGCGGAAGCAGAAGGCCAACGCCTCCGCGGAGGAACAGGAGCACCGGAAGCGGGTGCTCAGGGAGCTTAACTCCCTCATCTCCGGTGGCGCCGccggatcctcgcccgatgaggCCGTGGAGGAGGAGGTCACCGACACGGAGTGGTTTTTTCTGGTGTCCATGACGCAGTCGTTTGTCGACGGCGCCGGCCTGCCTGGCCAGGCCCTCTTCTCCGAATCGCCGACCTGGATCACCGGCGCGAACCTGCTAGCGATGGCGCCCTGCGAGCGGGCGAGGCAGGCGCAGGTGTTCGGCCTCCAGACCATGGTCTGCGTCCCGGTGGGGAGCGGCGTGCTGGAACTCGGATCCACGGATCTCATCTACCAGAACTTCGAGCTCATGAACAAGATCAGGGTCCTCTTCAACTTCAACGGCCTGGATGTCCCCTCAGGATCCTGGCTCCTGCCGCCAGCGGCGACGCCGGCCGTGGCCGACCATGGGGAGACCGATCCTTCGGTACTCTGGCTTGCAGATCCATCCATGGTCGAGATCAAGGACTCCGTCTCCCCCGTCTCCGCCACGGCTGAGATCTCCGTCACCAAACCCCCCATCCAGTTCGACAATCCTAGCTCCAGTACCATTACGGAAAGCCCTAGCTCGGTTCCGATGCAACAGCGCCACAACCAGCAGCAGCAACAAAATCAGAACAGCAACGGCAATAGCAACTTCCAGACCCAATCATTCGGCAACAAAGGGTTTAATTTCTCCGAGTTCGTGATGAACGGCTCTGCCGCTCCCTCATCCTTCAAGCCGGAAACCGGAGAGATTCTAAATTTTGGCAATAGCAAGAGGAATTCCTCTCCCACCCCTGGTAGCGGCCTCTTCCCCCACCACCAGACCGCCCCGGACGACAAGAAGAACAAGCGATCGACGGGGGCCACATCGAGAGGAAGTATCGACGAGGGGATGCTGTCCTTCTCGTCGGCTCCCGCCCGTCCCTCGTCCGCCGGTCCGGTGAAATCCGGTGGAGGGATCCTCGGCGGGGGCGACTCCGACCACTCGGATCTCGAGGCGTCGGTGCGGGAGGTGGAGAGCGGCCGGGTGGTCGAGCCGGAGAAGCGGCCGAGGAAGCGCGGGCGGAAGCCAGCCAACGGCCGGAGTGAACCACTCAATCACGTGGAGGCCGAGCGGCAGCGCCGGGAGAAGCTGAACCAGAGGTTCTACGCCCTCCGCGCCGTGGTGCCCAACGTGTCCAAGATGGACAAGGCCTCCCTTCTAGGGGACGCCATTTCCTACATCAAGGAGCTAACATCCAAGCTGGAGACCTTGGAGTCGGATAAGGAGGGGCTTCAGGCCCAGATCGAGACCCTCAAGACAGAGCGCGATTCCGCCCCAGCACGGCCCTCGCAGCCGCCCGATCCAGATACGAGACTGATGAACGGTGGGCGGTGCCATGGAGTGGAGATCGAGGTAAAGACCCTGGGGCTGGAGGCGATGATCCGGGTGCAGTGCCATAAGACGAATCACCCGGCGGCGAGGCTGATGGCGGCATTAAAAGACCTCGATCTCGACGTCCATTATGCGAGTGTGTCCGTCGTCAAAGATCTCATGATCCAGCAGGCGACGGTGAAGATGTCAGGTAGGGTATACACCCAGGAGCAGCTCAGTGCTGGGCTCTTTGCCAGAGTGGCTGATCCCACGAGCAATAATAGGTAATTCTGGTTCCCTAATAACCTTGGGTGGTTCTTGCGAGGATTCCTCGGCTTGGTGGCTAATAATGGCGGTGGGAGGAGTTTTTAGACCTCGGCCTAGTTGGTAACTCTGTATTGTGCTTATAGTTCACATGGATTTGCCGGTGCTCGGAGAGGATGGAGAGGATTGTTGTTGGACGCTAGAATGTGGTGGCTCTTTCATCAAGTGGTTTGGTTAGTCTGTACATAGGTAGTGCATGTTTAGTGTGAAGAGTCTGGTGGTCGATCAAATAACAAGTGGTAACCGTTGTTAATGGCTTTTTGACTTGCAAAGACTCGTTTGCCttgtgagcttttttttttttttaatttgctgGTTCCATGTTTGGTGATGGTTTGCCTGAATGAAATGGCACGTGTAATGGTTGATTTGCTGGTGACTTTATCCGTGTCTTGACGTGGGTCTTTATTCAAGTCTGCTACCAATATTTTACCACCAATGATTGGTGAGAGTGGTCGACAACTTTTAATGCAGTGGCGAGTTGGTTAGGGCTGCCTAACTCTTTCTCAGAGaaaagcaaaaaagaaagaaagagagagaaaaaagaataaaaattgcatgctaatttctccaatttgttgcaAAATTTTGGAGGTTGCTACTCTATCTGTTCTTCATTCTGTAGCAACTACAACCGCGCTTCATTCTGTAACACAGGCCTCATGGTGAAGGTGCGGCTATTTCAGCGGCAGATTGTGAAGACAGCCGTAGGGATTTGTTTCTTAAAATAGTCGAGAAGATTAATCCAACTGCCATGAAATTCTAAATTCAGAATCAAACATTTGGACCGGACGCTTCCCCATCCTTTCCtcttcggaaaaaaaaaaaaaaaaacagaagaagaaaaagaaaaaatgtcaTTCCTGGTAATGCTAGGAATGCCTGTTTCAGGGCTTCAGAAGAAGTGATTAATTTTTTGTGCTGTGGGGAAAGAATTAAGCAAGACCATATAAAGAAATAACTCTCTCAAGGGGCAGAAACACCTTCTACTTCTGTTTTTAATAAAATGGGAATTGAATCATAGCAATGAATTATTTTCACAAAGTTTGCAGGAAAAAGACCAAAACAGAGGATCCTGCCCAAGTCATAAGTTTGATCTAGATTTCTTTTTAATCAAGAATTAAACAACGTGAATTCCAAAAGTTGCTGCCCACAACCATGAAGCCTTTCAGGGCAGAGCAAGGATTTAGAATCTAATGTCAGCTGATTCCCTTGTGGCAATATATTTGTGGCTTTGAAGAACAACAAAAGGTTCCGTGATAGCCTACACAAGGAATCGGACTGGCGGGTTAAGTGCATGGTCACTGTATGAACCATCAACTAATTCATAACCATAATAAAAGCCTTCTTCCAACCGTGACATAGATGCTCTGAAGACGTTCCTTGCTGCCAACAGTCCTTCCTGATTAAGTTGCCAAGCTCCCGCGATCTTAGTACCATCCTATGCCAACTGTTGTATTTCATTGTCACGATGAGCTGAACCATGTACGGTTTCTCCAGCGCCAAATGGTTTGCTTCGATGAGATAATGACTCATTCGATGTAGACCTGTGCATCCATCGGGCCGGACCGGGCCGGGCCAGGGCTCAATATCAATATCGCATCACTAGGTAGGTCCCAGGGTAGACCAGTCCAGCCTCTGGCTCATCTTTCCCAGCCCTCGGCAAGGTGACGAACCAGAGGGTATGTCTAGATTTATGGGGACATACACCTTGGGTCGGCATAAAGAGAGACAATCTTGCTTATAAGTAATGCCCACCGCACCTCCAATTCAAGGGAAATTATACCCTACACCAGGTGCACCGTAGGAATGATCTAAGAGGATGTAAGGGAGGCGGCAATCCAAGACCAGCCACATGATGAATAAGTCCTATATTAATGAAAAATCTGATTGGCCTAGTGCACCACTGACACCATACACCTGATGTAGGGTATAATTTCTCCCAATCCATGCACATCCActgatttttctttaaaaaaaattgtaatgttagcaaatttttaattattttaaaacatgACTATTAAAGTTTTCGAAGAAAGTTCTATAAAAGCAAAAAGAAGAATTGCTCAGATACCTGTGAGTGAGGCGATCAATTTCCAACCAGAGTTTGTTCTGTTCTATTACAAGATGAAATATCACGACCAGCTAGAATACCAATCATGCAAGTAGAAAGTCCCAACAGCTTGAGATGTTTGGCAAAAACCTGTTGCGGCGTCAAACTATAACGCAAATTATAGGCTACAAAAAAGTTGACGTAAAGAGCCCAAATTCCTGGACTCAATCTTGGATATAGCAGAATGCCCAGCAACCCAGCCTAATATCTACACGTCAAGTTTATCTGGAAGCTGATGAACAGTGTCTTCTCCACCCTTGTGTCGCATGAAATGAAGAATCCTGGAGAGAATTACTTAGTGGGATCATCCTCATGTGTCCCCACATCCACATCCGCCTTGTTTCTTGCATCTGCTTTCCATTCTCTTTTTCCAGTTGGGTTTGTATGGTCCTCTAAATGGAATCCAGCTTCTAATGATGGCTTTATGGACAGAGGCACAATGGGTACATTTGATGGGTCCATTAGCTCTTTGAATAAATGTGCTTTTCTTGCATCCCTCTTCCACTTTCGACCAGAATATACACGAGCTTCATATGCAATAGTGGGTCCAGCTGTGTGAGATTCAAGTGGCAGTACAGCTTGGTGGGTATTAACATTAATAGAGATTCCATTTGATTGTGCTTCACTTGGCAGCAATGCATGTTGGCCTGGCAAACATGACCTCTTCATATCTGCTTCAAGGCGCTTCCTTGCTCTGTACCTTCGCTGCCGCTCCCTGTTCTTCAGGCGTCGGGCAATTAGGTCATCTGTGATGACTGGTGATGACTGGATCATCTGCAGGAATCAAGATATAGATAGATTATCTAAAAGAATCACCGGCAACAACTGTGAAGTTTTCATGCAGTTTGCATTTCCATTAGTGCATTTGAGCTTTACCCATCATTAAGTTTCATGTGGCATGATCTTTGGTACATTTACTTCCCTATTTCTAGATCTATTCCAATTGGCTTTATGAAGAGGTTTTATGTTGCTAGCTTGCTGTCACAGATAACCAGAATATTAAATAGTGTGTTTTCTTAATGAGGTTAACAGGAGAGGCTAAATCATATGTAAATACTCACCTTTGGTTCACCATATGGAGGACGGTCACCAGGGTTGCTTTCTGCATTCCCTGCAATCATTCCGTATACCTGCTACTGGAAGTTTTGATGTCTTGGCTTGATTTTGAAGTCAAATAAGTTGCCTGAAACAGCACTTGATTGCCCTTCTTCAATAAATAAACCTTCAATCAAAAGGGATACTGACATTAAAAGAACAAAAAACACAATTTAAGCTACAATGCCTTGCCACCAAAGCGCATTACAACCCAATTAGGCCCATAGATTTCACATGTTCCAAAACCAGACAGCAGTCAATCATGTGTTTCTCTGCATCTGTAATCTTTCCGACGCATAAGCACCCAAACACATGCTGACAATAAAAGTTCTCACGATCATACTTCCTTTTGGAGAATAAAGGAAATCAAAAGCAGAAAATTAAAGACCAAGAGCATATGGTACCAATAAGTTGGCATTCAAATGAAAGCAATAGAAACTAAGAGTTAAGCAAGAGACCAGAAGAATGCATTAAAGTATTGAAGAAGAGGGCAAATGCAGCCATTATTCAACATCAGAAAATCTGAAATGCATGTTCTTCAGAAAAACGGAAAAAATGAGTGACGATTTCACAGCAGATGCCAACTGTATGGAGTTCCATTTGGAGTTCTGTTGATATATGATGAATATGTCATGCAGGGACTGAAGCCAGTCAGCACCATAATCACAGTGCAATACTGAGGTTAATAAGGACTGAGAAGCTAATGAGGTTGGGCAATCAACAATCCTCAAATGGAAAATAAATT includes:
- the LOC105053846 gene encoding transcription factor MYC2, which gives rise to MNLWADDNASMMEAFMASTTDLQGFPWAPPPAAAAAGGGQVPSPQSAVTSSAPAAPPAYFNQETLQRRLLTVIEGARETWTYAIFWQSSVDVASGASLLGWGDGYYKGCEEDKRKQKANASAEEQEHRKRVLRELNSLISGGAAGSSPDEAVEEEVTDTEWFFLVSMTQSFVDGAGLPGQALFSESPTWITGANLLAMAPCERARQAQVFGLQTMVCVPVGSGVLELGSTDLIYQNFELMNKIRVLFNFNGLDVPSGSWLLPPAATPAVADHGETDPSVLWLADPSMVEIKDSVSPVSATAEISVTKPPIQFDNPSSSTITESPSSVPMQQRHNQQQQQNQNSNGNSNFQTQSFGNKGFNFSEFVMNGSAAPSSFKPETGEILNFGNSKRNSSPTPGSGLFPHHQTAPDDKKNKRSTGATSRGSIDEGMLSFSSAPARPSSAGPVKSGGGILGGGDSDHSDLEASVREVESGRVVEPEKRPRKRGRKPANGRSEPLNHVEAERQRREKLNQRFYALRAVVPNVSKMDKASLLGDAISYIKELTSKLETLESDKEGLQAQIETLKTERDSAPARPSQPPDPDTRLMNGGRCHGVEIEVKTLGLEAMIRVQCHKTNHPAARLMAALKDLDLDVHYASVSVVKDLMIQQATVKMSGRVYTQEQLSAGLFARVADPTSNNR
- the LOC105053845 gene encoding uncharacterized protein, with translation MIAGNAESNPGDRPPYGEPKMIQSSPVITDDLIARRLKNRERQRRYRARKRLEADMKRSCLPGQHALLPSEAQSNGISINVNTHQAVLPLESHTAGPTIAYEARVYSGRKWKRDARKAHLFKELMDPSNVPIVPLSIKPSLEAGFHLEDHTNPTGKREWKADARNKADVDVGTHEDDPTK